The Capsicum annuum cultivar UCD-10X-F1 chromosome 1, UCD10Xv1.1, whole genome shotgun sequence sequence aattaGTTATATCGAAATTATAATATATGAAATGTTTGTATTGAGATTGTTATGTGGAACAAATAATACACAAATCGAGAAGTGTTTTTATGGATTACCAATTGTAAGGcatttttatttatagatatttatatttatgcATTTGTATTACTTATTCCATCTTCTAactcatataatataatataatataatataatataatataatataatataatataaatgttctatataatttatatccataataattatatagtaTAATATTTGGTTTACGATATTAAAATCTGTCAAACTCAGTTTAATACCGAAAACCAAATAGTATTGGAAAATATCTTCCTTCTCTTGTTTGTATCGCGCAGTTTGTTTTAGACAATTTTGCGACTAATTCTTCTCCATTAACAAAATTTCTTTCAGAAATTTATTCTACTGTATGTATGTGATACGACTATCATTGATATTAGAATTTAGTATTGATTAATGGATTTTTAGCCTTTCAAGATTAGTATTAACGAGAAATCAAATTATAAACTTCATCTTGAGCTGGCTAGTATGTGAATCTTGATAATAATAAATCATTGACCAATATAGGTTATGGTGCAGTAGATGAGACTGCTTCACCCTTAACCAGAGATCGAGGGTTCGATTCTGGATatagagaaaactctgttgggagcgcttcCACCTTAAtggccctgcaacgcgcgatctgAATTAATCGGGGCTCCAATATGGGCACCGAACActggatgggaaaccaaaaaaaaccATTGACATCACCCTTCGTGCAGGACAACACACCTAATTTACAAAGTAATAAACATAAAGCGCTGACttagagatccaaatactgccaTTAATAAAGTAAGGAGAGAGCCATCAACTCCCAATAGTTTTATTATCTCCTCCCAGTAAACTCAGGGTTCCAGCAActtacattttatttttgaacattaAAAACGAAAATATAATTCAGACTTCATGCTAAAATGCTGAAGAAATATCACTTAACAGGAGTCCATCATAGTGTGTTCTAATAATATAAGCACAACAGGGGCAGATAAAAAGGAAATAGTATGCGAGTAAATCCATAATAACTAATCCACTCAGGCACCATTTTCAGAATCCCAAGAGTCGCGAGCAAAAGGTGATAGATAAACCGATCCAATGCATTAGGCAGCAACGAATAGACACTTGCGAATCTGCATGAAGATACAGATTTGATTAACAAAAATGAGGTATTAATATTGACTACAATTTGGCAAAGTGCAATTGTTGGAAACCAATGGAACTAACTTTGAGAGACACACAGAGGTGGAGCTAGGATTTCAagtaagggggttcaatattcaaagaaaactaagtcgaacggggttcaacacctactataaccacataaaaaataattttaatcatgtataaaaagtatatttttccgtcgaagggggtcGGACGAACCCCTAAAGagggctggctccgcctctgGAGACACAGTACCACATGTCTAATGGAGACAAATCAAAGGACACGGCTAGAGTAAAGTAGGGGATgcgtttttcttgtttttctttttgataacgGATCAACAATCCAGACAAGGTTGCACCCACTCGACTAGTTACATCGGACACATTCTACTTCCCAACCCACCAGCACAGGGGCCGGGTAACATTGTCACCATAGCTTACATAGATAGGAAGAAAAAAGTAGGAAATGCTTATAAGCCCTATTACCAAATTAGTGACAGAGCAATAGCTAAAAGTAGGagatttcatcttattcttgcCCATACTTATTAGGAGAACTAGAAAAGGTTAACTCATCTTACTGGAAAGTGATTTTCTTTCTCATTCAACACATCTCTCTGGTATTGTGGACGTGGTTATTTAAGCCATCGAGGTTCCCTATTAATACTCAATTTACCATAGTCTAACATCATCAGACAAGATTTGCCCCATCACTACATTGCCTAAGTTATATCCAGGAACAACATAAAGCGGATGACTAAAGTTTTTTAAACTTCAAACCGTATTGCTAAGAGCCCTAAGAGGTAGACAATGGCTATAACTTAGTTGAAAGTACAATGTAACGTCTATATATTGCTGGGAAAAATTCAATCCACTAAGATGCCTATCAAAGCAAAGAACATGTCAGAATTTGTAGCTCATTTGCTAGACATCCTAAGTTAATAGGTGGACCACAAGTATGTAAACATGGGTGGAACCATGAACAAGAATTAGAacatttaacaacttaaaaaggaAATTTGTGGAAGTAAAAAAGATCTGGGGAGCAGGAAGTACCTCTGGTAGCTTCTTACGGAACACAACTTCCAATCTGGCGTCAAGTGTATTTTCACATACAATTCTCCCATCTCGAGAAGCCAAAACTACTCCTCCAGCGCTGTGGCacagaaagagagagagagatcagtTGGTACCTAATTAGATTCTACATCCTAGAGTACTTAATTTCCTCCTAAGAGTAATGATACACGGAAAGCAAGAGAAACCAAAGAATCCAAGTCCAACTGCACAGTGCTCCAAACAGAGCGCCAATTTGATAACTAAGAGCTACATTTTAAAGTTTCCTATTGGAAGTAAGAACAAATGAAGCAGTATACCATGAGGGACCATGAGCATTGTGATGTGATGGAGCCGGTGGAAGGTAGATCCGGTCAATTATGACATCAGGTGTGTGAACTTGAGCCTTCTCTGCATACTCCTCCTTTGCTGCATCCAAGACATCTTCTACCAAAGAAACATCAGCTTCTCGACAACGTAGTAAGACAGAAGGCTCTTTAAGTCTGAGCAAGCCCTGCAGCACAAATAGTTGTTTTTAAGTTATGCCTAAAGAAGGACGCAATATAAGTCTTAAAAGTTATCTAGGatgtagagaaaaagataaacagTGTAGGAACTTTGGCACAACACTCAATACTTACTAAGAAAATGTGATAACCTTCATATTATCCCTAAAAGAATGTGAAACAGCTTAAGattctgaaaaataaaacattaaCTTCCAAAGGATCCAACTTGAAGGATAGAAGCAATAAAATATATCACTTCAGGCTAAAGGCTATTCAACTGATACTCTAGTATCTTTAATTAAAGGTTTGCAACCACGCCTACAATGTATCTTCACATCTAAACATTCTAATGCACAGTCAGAACTTCATACAAGAAATCACATGAAAAGTCAAACGAAAATAGACTGTCTTTCATAAAATAAGCTGCCATTTTCTAAGATACAAAGTTTGTTCTGCCAACTCCAGTAAGCAAGAAAAAGGGAGGCTGAGACAGAAATCAGGCAGCTATTTGCTGTCAGCCAAAGTACCTGAACAATAAGATCTTGCAGAAGCTTCTTATAGATATGGTGGTTGTGGTGATGGCTGACATTTAAAAGATCCTTTGACGCTGCCTCCTTCATGGAGCTGACCAAGTCATCCTGAGCTTGAAGAACCTTGATTCGAGAGGCATTGAGTTGCATGGAGTACTCACTGCAAATACATTATCAAGAAACTTCAAACACTTCGGTTTGCCCAAACAAAACTGAAAGTGGATTACTTTGACCACAGCAAATGTTGTGTTCACATAATAATAGCAGCAAAACAATTTTAGAGAAATCAACTTAGGCTAATAATGcactgaaatacaataaaagaagGTCTGTATAGTGGAGACActtaaaaaatcaatcaatctatCAATTAAGATCTGGTAGATCGAATATATGATGTTTCTGATTTTTGGATAGATAGTGTATAACATTACtctgtgggtgtcttgtttcttttattatctattgGTGTGCTATCCCATTTTGTTTGTTGTTTCTATCTTTTCTATACTGTTATTTGTCCTGAGCCGGCGATCTAtgggaaacagcctctctacttcgaCTGAGGTAGTGGTACAGGCTGCGTACACGTTACCCTCCCAAGTcgccactttgtgggaatacagcGAGTATATGCTGCTGTTGTTGTTGAAGTCTGGTGCTATTAAAGTTATCGTTATTTTTATTAAGTATAAGCTCAGTAATATTAGAAGTGGAATATGACATTTAGCATATGCCAAGGGCAAAACATTCCCGCAAATACAGATGTTACCACAAATATTTTATCCAATCAATGCCCAATAAAATGAGAACGAAGATACAAACTTAATTTGCAGTTCAAGTGCCAATAAATGAGCCAAACAAGAAGAAACCCGACGTACTGGAAAGATAAAGGAAACCACTCAAGTGCAAACATAGATCTTTTTTATAGAAGTAATCAATTGAAACCATAGATCATACAGCTAAGCCACTGAATAAAGACTGATGTTGTCATGCAAAATAGAGGTGTGGCAATTACAGTTATGATGCAACAGCATTACGATATCTTCTGTTCAACCTCAAAATCACGAAAAAAGAAACAAACCAAACCACTTGAACAATTCCAACTTCCAAGTAAATTTAGAAACAATTTCTTTGTGCCTTTTCGATATctgttttatttttgtaatatgtgtgtgtgagagCCTCGGAGGACCACAAATCCATAAAGATCTGTGATCTTAAATCTTTACTCATACCATAATTTACTTCTTAATCTTTTTTAATGGCTGGTGTAAAAGTTGGACGAAAACCACTATACAAACCAAATCGGGGAAATTACATTTTCTTGCGAACATCAACTTGTTTCTCCTTACGCTCGTATTCCTGTCTGATCTTCTTCTTTTCCGCTTCCACTAGCTGCAACTTCTCGATGTTGAATTCCTAACAATTACA is a genomic window containing:
- the LOC107864404 gene encoding V-type proton ATPase subunit E → MNDADVSKQIQQMVRFIRQEAEEKANEISVSAEEEFNIEKLQLVEAEKKKIRQEYERKEKQVDVRKKIEYSMQLNASRIKVLQAQDDLVSSMKEAASKDLLNVSHHHNHHIYKKLLQDLIVQGLLRLKEPSVLLRCREADVSLVEDVLDAAKEEYAEKAQVHTPDVIIDRIYLPPAPSHHNAHGPSCAGGVVLASRDGRIVCENTLDARLEVVFRKKLPEIRKCLFVAA